In the Mesotoga sp. BH458_6_3_2_1 genome, GCCTGGCCTATGGAGGTGGGGGTAATGAAGAACAGAGTTTTCACGCTTTGTTTGCTGGTGCTTATAGCAGCTGTGGTGCTATTTATAACTGGATGCCCACCCGTTCCAAATACGCTTCCAACAATCACCAAAGTAAGCGGTCCTTCCGGAACAATATCCCAGAGCAGCAGTACATTCAGTTGGAATGGTAGTGATCCGGATGGAACAATAACTAAGTACGAATACAGAAAAGACGGAGGTAATTGGGTAAGCAATGGGACGAGCACAAGCTTTACATGGAGTGAATACTCTGAAGATTCCCACACATTCGAAGTCATGGCTCAGGACAACAAAGGCGCTTACTCCAACATAATAAGCTGGAGCTTTGAATATTCAGTAGGACCGGTGTTGTTAGAACAAATGATACGCGTCGAAGGTGGTACTTTTATGATGGGAGATACCTGGGGTGACGGTTGGTCCGACGAACTACCAGTGCACGAAGTAACACTTGCATACGACTTCGAGATTGGCAAATATGAAGTGACGTTCGATGATTACGATATCTTTTGCGAAGCCACCGGCAGTAGCAAACCTGACGATTGTGGTTGGGGGAGAGGAACGAGACCTGTTATCTATGTGAGCTGGCGGAATGCAATAGCCTATTGCAACTGGCTAAGCGCTAAGGCGCAGCTTCCAGAGGCGTATGATAATGATGGTAAACTATTGGACGGAACCGGCAACGTGACTACTGACATAACGAAGGTTATTGGATACCGACTTCCTACAGAAGCTGAATGGGAATATGCGGCTAGAGGAGGAACCCACAACTCAACCCACAAATATTCTGGCAGCGACGATGTGGAAAACGTTGCTTGGTACAGTGCCAATTCAGGAGAGACAACACACGAAGTGGGAACTAAGCAGCCTAATGAACTTGAGATATATGATATGAGCGGAAATGTGGGT is a window encoding:
- a CDS encoding SUMF1/EgtB/PvdO family nonheme iron enzyme, producing the protein MKNRVFTLCLLVLIAAVVLFITGCPPVPNTLPTITKVSGPSGTISQSSSTFSWNGSDPDGTITKYEYRKDGGNWVSNGTSTSFTWSEYSEDSHTFEVMAQDNKGAYSNIISWSFEYSVGPVLLEQMIRVEGGTFMMGDTWGDGWSDELPVHEVTLAYDFEIGKYEVTFDDYDIFCEATGSSKPDDCGWGRGTRPVIYVSWRNAIAYCNWLSAKAQLPEAYDNDGKLLDGTGNVTTDITKVIGYRLPTEAEWEYAARGGTHNSTHKYSGSDDVENVAWYSANSGETTHEVGTKQPNELEIYDMSGNVGEFCSDWYGSYKGSPQTNPFGNSGIGLVNRGGDWFHSADHARISNRPLAYSQNYTSPHLGFRLCRTLESENAVPTITKVSGPSGTISQSSSTFSWNGNDPDGTITKYEYRKDGGSWVSNGTSTSYTWSGYTEDSHTFEVRAQDNEGAYSSTVSWSFVYDEGNQAPTITKVSGPSGTISQSSST